One Oryza glaberrima chromosome 10, OglaRS2, whole genome shotgun sequence DNA segment encodes these proteins:
- the LOC127753107 gene encoding putative glycine-rich cell wall structural protein 1: MAVTKLAVLSFVLLMSIGLTHAARVARYANAQGTGSGGGNGGGYLNGGGVGSGNGYGVATSGHGAHAHSSGGGGGGGATSYGTGYGGGFGAGSSSSQTSSGYYQGYTGDASAGGGGGGNGGGQGGGTVGSSGYGSGFGTGSGASEGAGGFSSPNPSYANADASANGGGTGGGQNGGNGNGVGGGSGYGDANP; the protein is encoded by the coding sequence ATGGCTGTAACAAAGCTTGCAGTGCTTAGCTTTGTCCTTCTCATGAGCATTGGCTTAACCCATGCTGCCAGGGTGGCTAGGTATGCCAATGCTCAGGGAACAGGTTCAGGAGGGGGGAATGGTGGTGGGTATCTGAATGGGGGTGGTGTAGGGTCCGGAAACGGGTACGGGGTGGCTACGAGTGGCCACGGAGCGCACGCGCATTCaagtggtggaggtggaggtggtggtgcaaCAAGCTATGGTACCGGATACGGTGGTGGATTTGGTGCAGGTTCAAGCTCTAGTCAGACGAGCAGCGGGTATTATCAAGGTTATACTGGGGATGCTAGCGCtggtggaggtggcggaggcAATGGTGGTGGGCAAGGAGGCGGCACCGTTGGATCCAGTGGCTACGGGAGTGGTTTTGGAACTGGATCTGGAGCTAGTGAGGGAGCTGGCGGCTTCTCCTCGCCGAACCCATCATATGCAAATGCAGATGCCTCTGCTAACGGTGGTGGAACGGGTGGTGGTCAAAATGGTGGGAATGGCAATGGCGTAGGTGGTGGATCTGGTTATGGTGATGCAAACCCTTAG
- the LOC127753106 gene encoding KRR1 small subunit processome component homolog, protein MASEEGEEANAASSAEEVGRKKPPRHKGKHDKPKPWDDDPNIDHWKIEKFDPSWNEGGMLEVSSFSTLFPQYREKYLQEAWPIVKGALKEFGVACELNLVEGSMTVSTTRKTRDPYIIVKAKELIKLLSRSVPAPQAIKILNDEMSCDIIKIGSIIRNKERFVKRRERLLGPNLSTLKAIEILTGCYILVQGNTVAAMGSWKGLKQVRRVVEDCIKNIKHPVYHIKELLIKRELAKNPALANESWDRFLPKFKKKNVKQKKPITKEKKPYTPFPPPQQPSKIDLELESGEYFMSDKKKSAKKWQEKLEKQSEKAEENKRKREAAFVPPKEDTATPYESAKSTSNNDEIADMAKSLKKKAKEFRKSEAQENVRLESYVASNEGSRPKKKHKSSKSK, encoded by the exons ATGGcgtcggaggagggggaagaagcgaacgccgcgtcgtcggcggaggaggtggggaggaaGAAGCCGCCGCGGCACAAGGGGAAGCACGACAAGCCGAAGCCGTGGGACGACGACCCCAACATCGACCACTGGAAGATCGAGAAGTTCGACCCCTCGTGGAACGAGGGCGGCATGCTCGAAGTCAGCTCCTTCTCCACCCTCTTCCCCCAGTACCGAG AGAAGTACCTGCAGGAGGCGTGGCCGATTGTGAAGGGCGCGCTGAAGGAGTTTGGGGTCGCTTGCGAGCTCAATCTG GTGGAAGGATCCATGACCGTTTCGACCACGCGCAAGACCAGGGATCCCTACATTATCGTTAAGGCCAAGGAGCTGATAAAATTGTTGTCGAGGAGCGTCCCCGCTCCACAG GCGATTAAAATACTCAACGATGAGATGAGCTGTGATATTATCAAGATTGGTAGTATTATACGGAACAAG GAAAGATTCGTTAAAAGGAGAGAACGTCTTCTGGGCCCTAATTTATCTACTCTCAAG GCCATCGAGATTTTGACTGGCTGCTACATCTTAGTTCAG GGAAACACTGTTGCTGCTATGGGTTCCTGGAAGGGATTGAAACAAGTCCGAAGGGTTGTGGAAGACTGCATAAAGAACATCAAGCACCCTGTGTACCACATCAAG GAACTCCTAATTAAACGTGAGCTGGCCAAAAATCCTGCGCTAGCCAATGAAAGCTGGGACAGGTTTCTCCCGAAGTTTAAGAA GAAAAATGTCAAACAAAAGAAACCGATAACAAAGGAGAAGAAGCCATACACACCCTTTCCACCTCCTCAGCAACCTAGCAAG ATTGATCTTGAACTTGAGAGTGGTGAGTATTTCATGAGTGACAAAAAGAAGTCCGCAAAGAAATGGCAAGAGAAGCTGGAAAAGCAATCGGAGAAAGCTGAAGAgaacaaaagaaagagagaagctGCATTTGTTCCTCCAAAG GAGGACACTGCAACTCCATACGAATCTGCCAAGTCTACCAGCAACAACGACGAGATTGCTGATATGGCTAAGTCCCTAAAG AAGAAAGCAAAGGAATTCAGAAAGAGTGAAGCACAGGAAAATGTGAGACTTGAGTCTTATGTTGCAAGTAATGAAGGGTCACGCCCAAAAAAGAAGCACAAATCGTCCAAGTCCAAGTAA
- the LOC127753111 gene encoding glycine-rich cell wall structural protein 1.0-like — MAATKLAALSFVVLMSIGLANAARVSRLANAQGQGSGTGSGGGYVNGGGVGNGNGYGVSQSGSGTHANAGGGGWGGGGSQYNGTGFGSGSGQGSSSGSVSQGGGSASAGGGGGGVAGGQAGGVDGSGGYGTGTGSGTGSAEADGGASPTSSPPYANANATGDGNGNGGGQSGGSGSGGGGGSGYGDANP, encoded by the coding sequence ATGGCGGCAACAAAGCTTGCAGCTCTTAGCTTCGTTGTCCTCATGAGCATTGGGTTAGCCAATGCCGCAAGGGTGTCTAGATTAGCCAATGCTCAAGGTCAAGGCTCGGGTACCGGGAGTGGTGGTGGGTACGTGAATGGCGGCGGTGTAGGGAACGGGAATGGTTATGGAGTTAGCCAGAGCGGGAGCGGAACCCATGCGAATGCTGGGGGAGGGGGTTGGGGTGGAGGTGGCTCGCAGTACAATGGTACTGGTTTTGGTTCTGGATCAGGCCAAGGCTCGAGCTCGGGCTCGGTGAGCCAGGGTGGTGGGAGTGCGAgcgccggaggaggcggtggtggtgttgcCGGTGGACAAGCTGGAGGTGTTGATGGATCCGGCGGTTATGGGACTGGCACTGGCAGTGGAACCGGATCTGCTGAGGCAGACGGTGGTGCTTCCCCTACATCCTCCCCGCCATATGCAAATGCCAATGCAACTGGCGATGGTAACGGCAACGGTGGTGGCCAAAGCGGTGGGAGCGGAAGCGGTGGGGGTGGTGGATCTGGTTACGGTGATGCCAACccttaa
- the LOC127753152 gene encoding putative glycine-rich cell wall structural protein 1: MAATKLVALSFVVLMSIGLANAARVVRYASAEGQGQGGGNGSGYVNGGGVGNGNGYGSSESGSGVTATAGGGGWGGGGSQYNGTGFGSGSGAGSSSGQMAEGYYPGYGGHASAGGGGGGNGGGQAGGVDGSGGYGTGGGNGSGSSVANNGTPNTPPPYANANASGNGNGNGGGQSGGSGSGGGGGSGYGDANP, from the coding sequence ATGGCTGCAACAAAGCTTGTAGCTCTTAGCTTTGTAGTCCTCATGAGCATTGGGCTAGCCAATGCTGCCAGGGTGGTTAGATACGCTAGTGCAGAGGGACAAGGTCAAGGTGGTGGGAACGGTAGTGGATACGTGAACGGTGGTGGCGTAGGAAATGGTAATGGTTATGGGTCTAGTGAGAGCGGAAGCGGAGTCACCGCAACTGCTGGGGGAGGAGGTTGGGGAGGTGGTGGCTCACAGTACAATGGTACTGGATTTGGCAGTGGATCCGGGGCGGGCTCAAGCTCTGGCCAGATGGCCGAAGGTTATTACCCTGGCTATGGAGGACATGCAAGtgctggtggaggtggaggtggcaatGGCGGTGGACAAGCTGGAGGAGTTGATGGGTCCGGTGGTTATGGGACTGGCGGTGGGAATGGATCCGGATCTAGTGTGGCAAACAATGGTACCCCTAACACGCCACCGCcttatgcaaatgcaaatgcaagtgGCAATGGCAATGGGAACGGTGGTGGTCAAAGTGGTGGcagtggtagtggtggtggcggtggatcTGGATATGGTGACGCAAACccttaa
- the LOC127753271 gene encoding glycine-rich cell wall structural protein 2-like yields MADNKFVALSFIVMLGIGLANASSTSNGNGTGWGEGGGSMNGAGGGSGSGTGSSVSIVNEGGSVHGSGGGGGGGSGGRQYGGSGHGSGSGRGSSSSQIGPDPYRGSSKAGGTGGGAGGGQADGYHGSSGYGSGSGTGVGSSTSMNGDFPGGVFSNANAFGRGGGNGYSQNGGSGSGKGSGSAYGNGEP; encoded by the coding sequence ATGGCGGACAACAAATTTGTAGCTCTTAGCTTCATTGTGATGTTGGGCATTGGGTTAGCCAATGCTTCGAGTACTTCTAATGGAAATGGCACCGGATGGGGAGAGGGTGGTGGATCTATGAACGGGGCCGGTGGAGGGTCCGGGAGTGGTACTGGATCTAGCGTGAGTATCGTAAATGAGGGAGGCTCAGTTCACggaagtggtggtggtggtggaggcggcagtggtggtAGACAGTACGGTGGATCTGGGCATGGTTCTGGGTCTGGTCGAGGCTCAAGCTCAAGCCAGATCGGTCCAGACCCGTACCGTGGATCTTCTAAAGCCGGTGGTACgggtggcggcgcaggcggtggGCAGGCGGATGGCTACCATGGATCTAGTGGTTATGGGTCTGGAAGTGGCACCGGTGTTGGCTCTAGTACATCTATGAACGGTGACTTTCCGGGGGGTGTTTTCTCCAATGCGAATGCTTTTGGCCGTGGAGGAGGAAACGGGTATAGTCAGAACGGTGGGAGCGGTAGTGGCAAAGGCAGCGGATCTGCGTATGGCAACGGAGAGCCATGA